Below is a window of bacterium DNA.
GAAGACGTCCAAATCATACCCATCACTGTGATGCACGGAAAGTTACCGATTTACGCCTATCGCATCGGTGATTTTATATATGCAACCGATTGTTCGGGGATCCCGGAAGCATCGTGGGACTATTTTCACAACGCTGAAGTTTTGGTTCTGGATTGTTTGCGCTACAGGCCGCACCCCACTCATTTTAATGTAGAGCAAGCGGTCGAAGCCGCACGAAAGATCGGTGCCAAACAAACATACTTTACACATATTTCACATGAATTGGATCATGATACTGTGAATGCCACGTTACCAGAAAACATCAAATTAGCTTACGATGGTATGATTGTTGAGAGTAATTAGAAAGAGAAGTATGCGCAAAATTTTTTTTCTTGTTCCTTTTTTCTTGATTCTGCAAAGCTGTGCGTTTTTTAATACATTTTATAACGCCCGGAAAAGTTATAAATTAGGCAAAGAAAGCGTTGAACGTTCTTCGCGTACATCACGGGAAGCACCCTCCAATACTCCGGAAATGAAGTTGGGTTTTTTTGATTCGGAACCGGATAACATACCGGGCGATGCCAAAACCGCTTTTGATATCTCTATAGAAAAAGCCAATAAGGTCGTCGTGCTTCATCCGACAAGCGGATGGGTGGATGATGCACTCTTGCTGCTCGGCAAATCCTATTATTTGCGTTCCGGTGAAGGGGATTATCTTGAAGCTAAAAACCGCTTTGAAGTACTGATGACACGGTTTCCCGCGTCCGAACTGATATCGGAAGCAAAACTTTGGTACGGTAAAACATTATTCAAACTTCAGCAGTTTCAGGAAGCACAGGAAATTCTTCGCCCGATCGAAGCGCTCAATACAACGGAAGACATACGTGCCGAAGCCAACTTAATACTGGGCGATATTGCGCTTCTTGATGAGAACCTCAACGTGGCGAAGGCTTATTATGCACAGGCTCAGAAGCTCGCTAAAGATGACAATCTACGCAAAACGACGTTGTATAAATCAGCTTACTGTTTTTACAAAGATCAAAAGTTTTCAGAGTGCGCAGAATTTCTAAATAAACTGTTGCAAAAAAACCTATCTCTTTCCGAACGCTTCGAAATGCTTGTTTTCCGATCACGGGCGCTAAAGATGGTCGGCCAGTATAAAACAGCCATTGATCATTTAGATAAAATCTTAGGTGATCCAAAGTATAAAACATACTTTGCGCGGGCCGAGTTTGAAATTGCCGATATTTTACGTACGCAGGGTCGTTCAAGCGATGCCGAGAAGCAGTTTCTTTTCATAGTCAATACTTATGCTACGGCCCCGGTTGGGGATTGTTATTACATGTTGGGGTTGTTGCATGACACGACACAAACGAGACCGTCGGTCGATTTCACTCCCGATCATAATCGTGCAATGAAATTTTATACGTTGGTTCGTAACAAATATGCTTCGTCGTACTATGCATCAGCGGCCGTTGCCCGATTGACATTTTTTGAAAAAATGAATGTGCTCAAAGGCGTTTTGTATGCCAATCGGTATTTAGTCGAAATCATCGAAAGTCGTATGAAAGCATTGGAATCAGGCGATACAACGACTTTTGTGCCGGATGAATTTCTAGTGCAGTTGGTCAAACTAGATACTAGTACACAAACTAACGTACCTGAAGAAAAGGACAAGATAGAAACTGTAACAGATAAAACAGAGCAAGACCTTAAGACGATCAATATGGTATCAACGGAATTGACCGATAAACAAAACGAAATCAATTCCGATATTTTTTCGCTCGTTGAGTTAACTCATAGAGATAGTTTGTTGAGTTTCCGAAAAAAAGTTAATGAACGATTAGCTGAGTATCATATTTTACTAGCAGAATATTATGCTAACGAGCTGCATTTATATGATTCCTCATTAGCTTATTATACGATAGTGACAGAATCACTAAAAGGAACAACCAGCGAAGAGATCGCATATTACGGTTTGGCGCGCATACATCAAATCAAAGGGTTTCCAAATTATCTGTCGTTGTATAAAGAGGTATATGAGAAATTTCCCAACGGCGTCATGTCTAAAACAGGGGAAAGTATTCTCGGATTGAAGGCTGCAAATGCAGATCGTTATGATGATGTTTTTGAGGAAGCGCAAATGCTGATGGTGTCCGACACGCAATGGGAAAAAGCCGCTGATTTATTTCAATCCATTGCACGAAGCGATTCGACCAAACATAAATGGCCCTCGGTTTATGCGATGGGTTTATTGGAAGAAAAGAAAAAAAACAATCCGCAAAAGGCTTTTCTGTACTATAACACTTTATTGTACGGTGCACCATCATGGCCGTCTGCCGAAAAGTTGCGACAGAAAGTGAACGCCTACAAAAAAGCGTGGAATATTCAAAATGATTCGGCCGGTTATACGATTGACACGACATTGATCCGTTGGCAACGTGAAATGAGCGTGACGCAAATTGATCAAAAAACTGATTCCATCAGAACACGCCAAGAAATTGGTAAAAACAGCATATCGATCACGACTGAATCTGCGAGTATAGATACCAGTCGTTTACAAATGACTGACTCCGAACTCGAAGAATTTGAATTCCTTTTAAAAAAGAAATCCGGAACGGATTCTACGAAAGTTGGGAAAAAACTTAAACCCGATGAGTCGCTAAAGAACAAAAAACAGCGTCGGATCAAAGAAGACGAGTCGGATGCGACACCGATCATCAAAGAGGAATAATGCGTTATACTGTTTTGCTGCTAATTTTTTTGCTATTCATATACGCGTGTGTGCCCAATCCGCAGTATGGCACGGTTGCGTCGCGAACACGGGGTGAAATTCCGGGGAAAGAAATAATAAAAAAAGGGTATCAGACCGGCGTCGCGTCATATTATGCACATAAATTTCACGGCAGAAAGACAGCTAATGGTGAAATTTTTGATATGTATAAACTAACCGCGGCACATCGTACGCTGCCATTTAACACGTTAGTCAAAGTAACCAATTTAAAAAACAACAAAACGATCCAAGTTCGTATCAATGACCGCGGCCCTTTTGCTAAAGACCGGATTATTGATCTATCGCTGGCGGCCGCGCAAAAAATAGACATGATCGGTAGCGGGACAGCTGAAGTAAGGCTCGATATTATCAAAGAAGGTCCATAAAACCATCGGAGGAAATCACCGTGTTAGGACAAGCGCCATTTGCCGTCGCGTCGCTAATGTTGATCAATTTTGCGTTGACCTTGATTTTCTTTTTTCGATCTGTGCGTTACTCGGAAGCCGGTCGATCTTCTTCACTGCGCTTTACGGTTTTCTTTGTAGTTTTTTTGTGGGTGTTGTTGCAGGCTGTTCTGAGTTACATCGGTTTTTATACCCAATTTTCGGCGTTTCCTCCGCGATTGATACTTACCGGGGTTGGCCCTGCGGTTATTACGGTTTTGGTTTTTCTTACAATACCATCATTGCGAAATATAATTAACGGATTTCGATTAGAAGATTTGATTTTGTTAAGTGTGGTACGCATACCGGTTGAAATCATGTTACACCAGTTGTTTACAGCCGGATTGGTTCCGGAAGATATGACATACACCGGATTAAACTGGGATATCGTTTCCGGTATTACAGCGCCGGTGATGATGTGGGTTGCGAGAAAAAATTTCACATGGTCGCGTAGTGTTTTGATCGTTTGGCATGTACTCACTTTGGGATTACTGATAAATATCGTGTCCATAGCGATTTTATCAGC
It encodes the following:
- a CDS encoding tetratricopeptide repeat protein, which encodes MRKIFFLVPFFLILQSCAFFNTFYNARKSYKLGKESVERSSRTSREAPSNTPEMKLGFFDSEPDNIPGDAKTAFDISIEKANKVVVLHPTSGWVDDALLLLGKSYYLRSGEGDYLEAKNRFEVLMTRFPASELISEAKLWYGKTLFKLQQFQEAQEILRPIEALNTTEDIRAEANLILGDIALLDENLNVAKAYYAQAQKLAKDDNLRKTTLYKSAYCFYKDQKFSECAEFLNKLLQKNLSLSERFEMLVFRSRALKMVGQYKTAIDHLDKILGDPKYKTYFARAEFEIADILRTQGRSSDAEKQFLFIVNTYATAPVGDCYYMLGLLHDTTQTRPSVDFTPDHNRAMKFYTLVRNKYASSYYASAAVARLTFFEKMNVLKGVLYANRYLVEIIESRMKALESGDTTTFVPDEFLVQLVKLDTSTQTNVPEEKDKIETVTDKTEQDLKTINMVSTELTDKQNEINSDIFSLVELTHRDSLLSFRKKVNERLAEYHILLAEYYANELHLYDSSLAYYTIVTESLKGTTSEEIAYYGLARIHQIKGFPNYLSLYKEVYEKFPNGVMSKTGESILGLKAANADRYDDVFEEAQMLMVSDTQWEKAADLFQSIARSDSTKHKWPSVYAMGLLEEKKKNNPQKAFLYYNTLLYGAPSWPSAEKLRQKVNAYKKAWNIQNDSAGYTIDTTLIRWQREMSVTQIDQKTDSIRTRQEIGKNSISITTESASIDTSRLQMTDSELEEFEFLLKKKSGTDSTKVGKKLKPDESLKNKKQRRIKEDESDATPIIKEE
- a CDS encoding septal ring lytic transglycosylase RlpA family protein, whose protein sequence is MRYTVLLLIFLLFIYACVPNPQYGTVASRTRGEIPGKEIIKKGYQTGVASYYAHKFHGRKTANGEIFDMYKLTAAHRTLPFNTLVKVTNLKNNKTIQVRINDRGPFAKDRIIDLSLAAAQKIDMIGSGTAEVRLDIIKEGP